The following proteins are co-located in the Oceanotoga teriensis genome:
- a CDS encoding aminopeptidase P family protein, with product MIKERLKNIRKLMQENEISAYIVPSFDAHKSEYVAEYWKCREFITGFTGSAGTAVILKEKAGLWTDGRYFIQAEKQLKNSTIELFKMGEPDTPDFKEWIFDNLEENSKIGFDGRTFSLNEIRELKNILDKKNIELIYDIDLIDKIWNDRPIIPNDHIMDHDIKFAGKSRTEKKKEVLAELKKRECDSLLLSSLDDIAWLLNLRGHDVNNNPVFYSYCFLNKDSTILFVDKEKISNELIEKLEYDGIKIDDYIKIFDFVKNLKSKKIFIDPDKTSYLLYMSINKNIKLLEDINITTLMKSKKNEIEINNLKKSHIRDGIYMVKFLKWIDESEKTELDEIKAQEKLINLRSKDKYSKGSSFDYISAYKENAAMMHYKATKNSNKKFENKGFYLLDSGEQYLDGTTDITRTIKIGELTETEKRDYTLVLKAMINLSMGKFLYGCTGTNLDILARRPIWEYGLDYKCGTGHGIGFFLNVHEGPHGIRTQYNKYKLEDGMIVTNEPGIYIKDSHGIRIENTLLVKKSEKTEFGQFMEFETITVCPIDTRPIIKELMSKEEIKWLNDFHKNVYDKLEEFLTEDEKEWLKNATNPL from the coding sequence TTGATAAAAGAAAGATTAAAAAACATAAGAAAACTTATGCAAGAAAATGAAATTTCAGCTTATATAGTACCAAGTTTTGATGCTCATAAAAGCGAGTATGTTGCAGAATACTGGAAATGTAGAGAATTTATAACCGGATTTACCGGATCTGCTGGTACAGCTGTTATTTTAAAAGAAAAAGCAGGTCTTTGGACTGATGGAAGATATTTTATACAAGCAGAAAAACAATTAAAAAATTCTACAATAGAACTTTTTAAAATGGGAGAACCAGATACTCCTGATTTTAAAGAATGGATTTTTGATAATCTTGAAGAAAATTCAAAAATTGGATTTGATGGCAGAACTTTTTCATTGAATGAAATAAGAGAATTAAAAAATATTCTAGATAAAAAAAACATAGAATTAATATATGATATAGATTTAATAGATAAAATTTGGAATGATAGACCAATAATTCCAAATGATCATATAATGGATCATGATATAAAATTCGCAGGAAAATCCAGAACTGAAAAGAAAAAAGAAGTTTTAGCTGAACTGAAAAAAAGAGAATGTGATTCCTTATTACTTTCTTCTTTAGATGATATAGCTTGGTTACTCAATTTAAGAGGACATGATGTAAATAATAACCCTGTTTTTTATTCTTATTGTTTTCTGAATAAAGACTCAACTATTTTATTTGTGGATAAAGAAAAAATTTCTAATGAACTAATCGAAAAATTAGAATATGATGGAATAAAAATAGATGATTACATAAAAATCTTTGATTTTGTAAAAAATTTAAAATCAAAAAAAATATTCATAGATCCTGATAAAACAAGTTATTTACTTTATATGTCTATAAATAAAAACATAAAATTACTAGAAGATATAAACATAACAACTCTGATGAAATCTAAAAAAAATGAAATAGAAATAAACAACTTAAAAAAATCTCATATTAGAGATGGTATTTATATGGTTAAATTTCTGAAATGGATAGATGAATCAGAAAAAACTGAACTTGATGAAATAAAAGCACAAGAAAAACTAATAAATTTAAGATCTAAAGATAAATATTCTAAAGGTTCAAGCTTTGATTATATATCTGCCTATAAAGAAAATGCCGCAATGATGCATTATAAAGCTACTAAAAATTCTAATAAAAAATTTGAAAACAAAGGCTTCTATCTTTTAGATTCTGGTGAACAATATCTCGATGGAACCACAGATATAACTCGTACTATTAAGATAGGAGAATTAACAGAAACAGAAAAACGTGATTATACATTGGTCTTAAAAGCAATGATAAATCTATCAATGGGGAAATTTTTATATGGATGTACAGGGACTAATCTCGATATACTCGCAAGAAGACCTATATGGGAATATGGATTGGACTATAAATGTGGAACTGGACATGGAATAGGGTTCTTTTTAAACGTTCATGAAGGCCCTCACGGTATTAGAACACAATATAATAAATACAAACTTGAAGATGGAATGATAGTTACCAATGAACCTGGTATATATATAAAAGACTCACATGGTATAAGAATTGAAAATACTCTTTTAGTCAAGAAATCTGAAAAAACTGAATTTGGACAATTTATGGAATTTGAAACAATAACAGTCTGTCCAATAGATACAAGGCCTATCATAAAAGAATTAATGTCAAAAGAAGAAATTAAATGGTTAAACGATTTCCATAAAAATGTCTATGATAAACTTGAAGAATTCTTAACAGAAGATGAGAAAGAATGGCTTAAAAATGCCACAAATCCATTATGA
- a CDS encoding intracellular sulfur oxidation protein, producing MDKKILFVVYQAPVGSIWTNEAFRTAFGMYGEDIEPSVLFVDEASISLSKNTKPETLGLLPISMVHRFVKRYETEVFGVEEHFEKFGVSDIDENFNAKIMKEEELNDFFHSFDNVIFM from the coding sequence ATGGATAAAAAAATATTATTTGTTGTCTATCAGGCGCCAGTTGGATCGATTTGGACTAATGAAGCTTTCAGAACAGCGTTTGGTATGTATGGAGAAGATATAGAACCATCAGTTTTATTTGTTGATGAAGCAAGTATATCTTTAAGTAAGAATACAAAACCTGAAACTCTTGGGTTGCTTCCTATAAGTATGGTTCATAGATTTGTGAAAAGATATGAAACGGAAGTTTTTGGAGTTGAAGAACATTTTGAAAAATTTGGTGTTTCTGATATAGATGAAAATTTTAATGCAAAAATAATGAAAGAAGAAGAATTAAATGATTTTTTTCATTCTTTTGATAATGTAATCTTTATGTGA
- the argF gene encoding ornithine carbamoyltransferase, translating into MPVNLRGRSFLTLKDFTPEEINYMLDLAKDLKAKKRMGLKGKLLEGKNIVLLFEKTSTRTRCAFEVAAFDEGANVTFLTNSQMGKKESIEDTAKVLGRFYDGIEFRGFKQETVDALAEHSGVPVWNGLTDLDHPTQVLADFLTVMEHIDKPLNKVKFVYVGDGRNNMGNALMIGAAKMGMDFMTVSPKELFPNEDLVNEMKEVAKETGGTITITDNIDDVKNADVIYTDVWVSMGEEDQFEERIKLLKPYQVNKEMMDKTENPDAIFLHCLPSFHDLETQVGKEIYEKFGLKEMEVTDEVFRSKASKVFDEAENRMHTIKAVMVATLIG; encoded by the coding sequence ATGCCAGTAAATTTAAGAGGTAGAAGTTTTTTAACATTAAAAGATTTTACACCTGAAGAAATAAACTACATGCTCGATCTTGCTAAAGATTTAAAAGCAAAAAAAAGAATGGGGTTAAAAGGAAAACTTCTCGAAGGAAAAAACATAGTATTATTATTTGAAAAAACTTCTACAAGAACGAGATGTGCTTTTGAAGTTGCAGCTTTCGATGAAGGAGCAAATGTAACATTCCTTACAAATTCACAAATGGGAAAAAAAGAATCTATAGAAGATACTGCAAAAGTATTGGGAAGATTCTATGATGGAATAGAATTCAGAGGATTCAAACAAGAAACTGTTGATGCTCTTGCTGAGCATTCAGGAGTTCCAGTTTGGAATGGATTAACAGATTTAGATCATCCTACACAAGTATTAGCTGATTTCTTAACTGTGATGGAACATATTGATAAACCTTTAAATAAAGTAAAATTCGTATATGTTGGTGATGGAAGAAATAATATGGGAAATGCTTTAATGATTGGTGCAGCAAAAATGGGTATGGACTTTATGACAGTAAGTCCAAAAGAATTATTCCCAAATGAAGATCTTGTAAATGAAATGAAAGAAGTGGCAAAAGAAACAGGTGGAACAATAACTATAACAGATAATATAGATGATGTAAAAAATGCAGATGTAATATATACAGATGTTTGGGTTTCAATGGGAGAAGAAGATCAATTTGAAGAAAGAATAAAACTTTTAAAACCATATCAAGTAAATAAAGAAATGATGGACAAAACTGAAAACCCGGATGCAATATTTTTACATTGCCTACCATCTTTTCATGATTTAGAAACTCAAGTTGGAAAAGAAATATATGAAAAATTCGGATTAAAAGAAATGGAAGTTACAGATGAAGTATTCAGAAGCAAAGCGTCCAAAGTATTTGATGAAGCTGAAAACAGAATGCATACAATAAAAGCTGTTATGGTTGCAACTCTTATAGGTTAA
- a CDS encoding YeeE/YedE family protein — translation MTWTGLLMGFLFGILLQRGRVCFNSAFRDIKLMKDNYLFKIAVLSVAISMILFHFFAQFGWIRMNPAAFNWIGTVLGAFIFGMGMVLGGGCASGVTYRIGEGMTTAWFAAIFYGLTAYATKKGSLNFIIKALKPYDVKVTGQSELYAETTGITVSSILNINPWIPAIIIAALLLWYVFGTKTTHRESKINWITLSILLAILSGVAYIVSYAAGRNYGFGITGPWVNLWNSFLTGVKLDWGALSIIGIILGSAVSAIAAKEFKLRMPKDPMTYVRVMIGGAMMGFGASIDYGCNIGHFFVGLPMLGISSIVASIFFILGNWTMTWFMFERD, via the coding sequence ATGACTTGGACAGGATTACTGATGGGTTTTTTGTTTGGTATATTGTTACAAAGGGGTAGGGTTTGTTTTAATTCTGCATTTCGTGATATAAAACTTATGAAAGACAATTATTTATTTAAAATAGCTGTTTTATCTGTTGCAATTTCAATGATATTATTTCATTTTTTTGCACAATTTGGTTGGATAAGAATGAATCCGGCTGCTTTTAACTGGATAGGAACTGTACTTGGGGCATTTATATTTGGTATGGGTATGGTTCTTGGTGGCGGTTGTGCTTCCGGAGTTACATATAGAATTGGAGAAGGTATGACAACTGCATGGTTTGCAGCAATTTTTTATGGTTTAACTGCTTATGCTACTAAAAAAGGTTCTTTGAATTTTATAATTAAAGCTTTAAAACCATATGATGTTAAAGTAACAGGACAGAGCGAACTATATGCAGAAACTACAGGTATTACAGTATCTTCTATTTTAAATATAAATCCTTGGATACCTGCAATTATAATAGCAGCATTGTTATTATGGTATGTTTTTGGAACGAAAACTACACATAGAGAATCTAAAATAAATTGGATAACTTTATCTATATTACTTGCAATTCTTTCAGGTGTTGCTTATATAGTTAGTTATGCAGCTGGAAGAAATTATGGTTTTGGTATTACAGGTCCATGGGTTAATCTATGGAATAGTTTCTTAACAGGTGTTAAACTTGATTGGGGTGCATTGTCTATTATAGGTATAATCTTAGGTTCTGCAGTTTCAGCTATAGCAGCTAAAGAATTTAAACTTAGAATGCCAAAGGATCCTATGACATATGTAAGAGTTATGATTGGTGGAGCTATGATGGGTTTTGGTGCTTCAATAGATTATGGTTGTAATATAGGTCATTTCTTTGTTGGATTGCCTATGCTTGGTATAAGTTCAATAGTTGCATCAATATTCTTTATTTTAGGAAACTGGACAATGACATGGTTCATGTTTGAAAGAGATTAA
- a CDS encoding DsrE/DsrF/TusD sulfur relay family protein, with protein sequence MKITIQVMAQPYTYEDIDSAIKIADAALDKGHDVSIFLFCDSVLAINSLVKPIRVDRDIPRILETMIEEKKLNVEICGICMDYRGVSKENIIKGSRISGLPELAELVYNSDRFINFMA encoded by the coding sequence ATGAAAATCACTATACAGGTGATGGCTCAACCTTATACTTATGAAGATATAGATTCTGCTATAAAAATTGCAGATGCAGCCTTAGATAAAGGCCATGACGTGAGCATATTTTTATTTTGTGATTCTGTTTTAGCTATAAATTCACTTGTTAAACCTATAAGAGTTGATAGAGATATACCTAGAATTCTTGAAACTATGATCGAAGAAAAAAAATTGAATGTTGAAATTTGTGGTATATGTATGGATTATAGGGGAGTTTCTAAAGAGAATATAATTAAAGGTTCAAGAATAAGTGGACTTCCAGAATTAGCAGAACTTGTATATAATTCAGATAGATTTATAAATTTCATGGCGTGA
- a CDS encoding sulfurtransferase TusA family protein, with the protein MADYNVTKTLDVMGEVCPVPDVETKRALKKMKAGEILEVLIDYPMSKERIPETVKKMGHEVLEVKDAGTSEWKIYIKVN; encoded by the coding sequence ATGGCAGATTACAATGTTACTAAAACACTTGATGTTATGGGAGAAGTTTGTCCTGTACCTGATGTTGAAACAAAGAGAGCTTTGAAAAAGATGAAAGCAGGAGAAATACTTGAAGTATTAATAGACTATCCGATGTCTAAAGAAAGAATTCCAGAAACTGTAAAAAAAATGGGACATGAAGTTTTAGAAGTTAAAGATGCTGGAACATCAGAATGGAAAATTTATATTAAAGTAAATTAA
- the arcA gene encoding arginine deiminase codes for MIKVYSEIGKLRSVLLHRPGNELENLAPKYLSDLLFDDIPYLEKAREEHDVFAQLLRDNGVKVNYITHLLSNTLKSNELKEQFLNEFLDLSDINNKYIREALKDYLLNMNISEMIDKLTSGIRTNELKLKKEVFSVKVRKSNMDIPFFLNPMPNLYFQRDPVAMIGKGATINRMRTPARRRESMFMEYVLKYNEDFKNTPLYYDKKLPYAIEGGDILIFNEKVLAVGISQRTDPEALEILAKKIFDEYDDTFETILGFLIPAKRAYMHLDTVFTQLDYDKFVVHPEMQEVIKIFGIQKKDHDEYTINEEKGTLKEILEKHLDVDKITLLKCGNGDEIAAAREQWNDGSNTLAIEPGTVITYDRNYITNKELKNAGIKVIEFPASELSRGRGGPRCMSMPLIRDDI; via the coding sequence ATGATTAAAGTATACTCAGAAATCGGAAAATTGCGGAGTGTCTTACTTCATAGACCTGGAAATGAATTGGAGAACCTTGCACCAAAATACCTTTCAGATTTATTATTCGATGATATTCCATATTTAGAAAAAGCAAGAGAAGAACATGATGTATTCGCACAACTTTTGAGGGATAACGGCGTAAAAGTAAATTATATAACCCATCTTCTCTCAAATACTCTAAAAAGCAATGAATTAAAAGAACAATTTTTAAATGAATTTCTCGATCTATCGGATATAAATAATAAATATATAAGAGAAGCATTAAAAGATTATCTTTTAAATATGAACATTTCCGAAATGATCGATAAGTTAACTTCTGGGATAAGAACAAATGAATTGAAACTAAAAAAAGAAGTTTTTTCTGTGAAAGTCAGAAAATCTAACATGGATATTCCCTTTTTCTTAAATCCAATGCCAAACTTGTATTTTCAAAGAGATCCAGTGGCTATGATAGGAAAAGGTGCTACAATAAACAGGATGAGAACTCCAGCGAGAAGACGAGAATCGATGTTTATGGAATATGTTTTGAAGTATAATGAAGATTTTAAAAATACTCCTCTTTATTATGATAAAAAATTACCTTATGCTATAGAAGGTGGAGATATATTAATATTCAATGAAAAAGTATTGGCAGTTGGTATATCTCAAAGAACAGATCCAGAAGCTTTAGAAATTCTTGCAAAAAAGATTTTTGATGAATATGATGATACATTTGAAACAATACTTGGTTTTCTAATACCGGCCAAAAGAGCCTATATGCATCTCGATACTGTTTTTACACAGCTCGATTATGATAAATTTGTAGTTCATCCTGAAATGCAAGAAGTGATAAAAATATTCGGAATACAAAAAAAGGATCATGATGAATACACAATAAATGAAGAAAAAGGAACTTTAAAAGAAATTCTTGAAAAACATCTCGATGTAGATAAAATAACTCTTTTAAAATGTGGCAATGGAGATGAGATAGCTGCAGCCAGAGAACAATGGAATGATGGTTCAAATACCCTTGCAATAGAACCTGGAACTGTTATAACTTATGATAGAAATTATATAACCAATAAAGAATTAAAAAATGCTGGAATAAAAGTAATAGAATTTCCTGCAAGTGAACTTTCAAGAGGTAGAGGTGGTCCACGATGTATGAGTATGCCACTCATAAGAGATGATATATAA